Proteins from a genomic interval of Dendropsophus ebraccatus isolate aDenEbr1 chromosome 6, aDenEbr1.pat, whole genome shotgun sequence:
- the PCCB gene encoding propionyl-CoA carboxylase beta chain, mitochondrial, whose amino-acid sequence MAAVHGVSRLLAGFVSPGARWASRVPGRLYSVSHLSVPERIEKKRSEALQGGGRQRIEAQHKRGKLTARERISLLLDPGSFAEYDMFVEHRCADFGMQEDRNKFPGDSVVTGQGRINGRLVYVFSQDFTVFGGSLSGAHAQKICKIMDQAVLVGAPVIGLNDSGGARIQEGVESLAGYADIFLRNVLSSGVVPQISLIMGPCAGGAVYSPALTDFTFMVKDTSYLFITGPDVVKSVTNEDVTQEDLGGAKTHTALSGVAHRAFENDVDALLNLREFFNFLPLSNKDAAPIRECHDPSDRLIPGLDTVVPMESTKAYDMLDIIHAIVDERDFFEIMPNYAKNIVVGFARMNGRTIGIVGNQPKVASGCLDINSSVRGARFVRFCDAFNIPIITFVDVPGFLPGTAQEYGGIIRHGAKLLFAFAEATVPKITVITRKAYGGAYDVMSSKHLRGDVNYAWPTAEVAVMGAKGAVQIIFRGKSNQAEAEAEYVEKFANPFPAAVRGFVDDIIQPSTTRMRICRDLEVLASKHQVNPWKKHANIPL is encoded by the exons ATGGCGGCCGTCCACGGTGTTTCCCGGCTCTTGGCTGGGTTCGTGAGTCCTGGAGCTAGGTGGGCTTCCCGAGTTCCCGGCCGCCTGTACTCAGTCAGTCACCTGTCGGTACCGGAGAGGATAGAGAAGAAGAGGAGCGAAGCGCTGCAGggaggaggacggcagaggaTAGAAGCGCAGCACAAGAGG GGGAAGCTGACGGCGCGGGAGAGGATCAGTCTGCTGCTGGACCCGGGCAGTTTTGCGGAGTATGACATGTTTGTGGAGCACAGATGTGCAGATTTTGGGATGCAGGAGGACAGGAACAAG TTTCCTGGAGATAGCGTGGTCACCGGACAGGGTCGCATCAATGGGAGACTGGTATATGTATTTAGCCAG GACTTCACTGTGTTTGGTGGCAGCTTGTCTGGAGCTCATGCACAAAAAATCTGCAAG ATCATGGATCAAGCTGTGCTGGTGGGAGCCCCCGTGATTGGACTCAATGACTCTGGGGGTGCTCGTATCCAGGAGGGTGTAGAGTCCTTGGCTGGCTATGCAGATATCTTCTTG AGGAACGTCTTGAGTTCGGGAGTTGTGCCTCAAATCTCCTTAATCATGGGACCATGCGCTGGGGGTGCAGTTTACTCACCAGCACTAACAGACTTCACATTCATGGTTAAG GACACTTCTTACTTGTTCATCACTGGTCCAGATGTAGTAAAGTCTGTCACCAATGAGGATGTAACACAGGAGGACCTAGGAGGAGCCAAAACCCACACTGCACTATCAG GGGTGGCTCATCGAGCTTTTGAGAATGATGTTGATGCTTTATTAAACCTACGTGAATTCTTCAACTTCCTTCCACTGAGTAACAAGGATGCAGCCCCTATCAGGGAATGCCATGACCCCAG CGACCGCCTCATCCCTGGATTAGACACTGTCGTTCCCATGGAATCCACTAAAGCCTATGACATGCTGGATATCATTCATGCg ATTGTGGATGAGCGAGATTTCTTTGAGATTATGCCCAACTATGCCAAGAATATTGTGGTGGGCTTTGCCAGAATGAATGGGAGGACAATTGGCATTGTTGGAAACCAGCCCAAAGTTGCATCAG GCTGCTTGGACATAAATTCATCAGTAAGAGGGGCTCGCTTTGTCAGGTTTTGTGATGCCTTCAATATACCCATCATCACTTTTGTAGATGTACCAGGATTTTTACCAG GCACTGCCCAGGAATATGGGGGCATCATCCGACATGGGGCAAAACTGTTGTTTGCCTTTGCAGAGGCCACTGTACCCAAGATCACAGTTATCACCAGAAAG GCTTATGGTGGTGCCTATGATGTTATGAGCTCAAAGCATCTTCGAGGTGATGTTAATTATGCCTGGCCAACAGCAGAAGTCGCTGTCATGGGAGCAAAG GGagctgtacagatcattttcaGAGGAAAGTCAAATCAGGCTGAAGCAGAAGCGGAGTATGTAGAGAAATTTGCCAACCCTTTCCCTGCAGCAGTTAGAG GATTTGTTGATGACATAATTCAACCATCTACTACTCGTATGCGAATCTGTCGTGATTTGGAAGTTCTGGCAAGCAAGCATCAAGTGAATCCATGGAAAAAACATGCAAATATTCCTCTATGA